In Niallia sp. FSL W8-0635, one genomic interval encodes:
- a CDS encoding LysR family transcriptional regulator, translating to MELLQLHYFRTVARLEHMTKAAQQLQIAQPSLSKTISRLEEDLGTPLFNRKHRQIQLNEFGKVFLKRVDRIFLELNEGKREVLELSKQQENQITLTVTIPRVLPDLLKAFLSKNPNVKFQQFFLQPTSSMKKQLIEGKIDYCISSATIDDPDIIWEPLLTEEIYLIVPPGHPFSDRDTIQLAEAENEPFIHMHTGYGFRNLTDKFCHEAGFEPHIAFEGDDSTVIGDLVKQGLGIAFVPEITLLHQSNQFPPSLSISEPKCRRTIGIAWSKNRYLSETAQQFREFVKDYFTLLSTRLKKNDQL from the coding sequence ATGGAACTTTTACAGCTTCATTATTTTCGGACAGTAGCAAGGCTAGAGCATATGACAAAAGCAGCTCAACAGCTTCAGATTGCCCAACCCTCACTCAGCAAAACCATTTCGAGACTAGAAGAAGATTTAGGCACTCCTTTATTTAATCGGAAACATAGACAAATCCAACTAAATGAGTTTGGCAAAGTATTTTTAAAACGGGTAGACCGAATTTTTTTGGAGCTAAACGAAGGGAAAAGGGAGGTTTTGGAGCTATCCAAGCAGCAAGAAAATCAAATTACACTTACTGTTACGATTCCTCGGGTTCTACCTGACCTCTTAAAAGCATTCTTATCCAAAAATCCCAATGTTAAATTTCAGCAATTCTTCCTTCAACCTACTTCTTCCATGAAAAAGCAGCTAATCGAAGGAAAAATAGACTATTGCATTTCATCAGCTACTATTGATGATCCGGATATCATTTGGGAACCTCTTTTAACAGAAGAAATTTACCTGATTGTTCCCCCTGGCCATCCTTTTTCAGACCGGGACACAATCCAATTGGCAGAAGCAGAAAATGAGCCATTCATTCATATGCATACCGGCTATGGATTTAGGAATTTAACAGATAAATTTTGCCATGAAGCAGGCTTTGAACCACATATAGCCTTTGAGGGGGATGATTCTACGGTTATAGGAGATTTAGTGAAACAAGGATTAGGCATTGCTTTTGTTCCAGAGATTACATTGCTTCATCAGTCAAACCAGTTTCCCCCTAGCCTCTCCATTTCAGAACCGAAATGCCGAAGAACGATTGGAATTGCCTGGTCAAAAAACAGATATTTGTCAGAGACTGCACAGCAATTCAGGGAGTTTGTAAAGGATTACTTTACCTTGTTATCTACTAGGCTTAAAAAAAATGACCAGCTATAA
- a CDS encoding DEAD/DEAH box helicase — protein MSEKGFHDFNLSNQIVKALDSLEYQVPTEVQRKVIPLVLEKIDLVVKSQTGSGKTASYGIPICELMEWEENKPQALILTPTRELAVQVKEDFINIGRFKRIKAAAIYGKQPFAIQKTELKQKTHVVVGTPGRVLDHIERGTLNLDQINYLVIDEADEMLNMGFIEQVEAIIKALPKNRVTMLFSATLPEAVKDLSLRYMKTAIDIEIKATGLTTDKIDHSLLKVEEKDKFSILQDITIVENPDSCIIFCRTKDRVDTLCDQLLDLGYSCDQIHGGMVQEDRLEVMNDFKRGEFRYLIATDVAARGIDIDSITHVINYDLPLEKESYVHRTGRTGRAGKKGKAITFVTPFEDKFLKEIEEYIGFEIPAITAPSKEEVSANKAEFEEKKNVEPTIKKAKNEKLNKHIMKLYFNGGKKKKLRAVDFVGTIAKIDGVTAEDIGIITIMDTHSYVEILNNKGPLVLNKMKKTTIKGKQLKVYEANKN, from the coding sequence ATGAGTGAAAAAGGTTTTCATGATTTTAATTTAAGTAATCAAATAGTAAAGGCTTTAGATAGTTTAGAGTATCAAGTTCCAACTGAAGTTCAGAGGAAAGTAATCCCTCTTGTGTTAGAAAAAATAGACCTTGTAGTGAAATCTCAAACAGGGAGTGGAAAGACAGCTTCTTATGGGATTCCCATTTGTGAATTAATGGAGTGGGAAGAAAATAAGCCTCAAGCGTTAATTTTGACCCCAACAAGAGAGCTTGCTGTTCAAGTGAAAGAGGATTTTATCAATATTGGGAGATTTAAGCGGATTAAAGCAGCAGCTATTTATGGAAAACAGCCTTTTGCCATTCAAAAAACAGAATTAAAGCAAAAAACACATGTGGTGGTAGGGACACCAGGACGTGTGTTAGATCATATAGAAAGAGGTACGTTGAATTTAGATCAAATTAACTACCTTGTAATAGATGAAGCAGACGAAATGTTAAACATGGGCTTTATTGAACAAGTCGAGGCTATCATAAAGGCATTACCAAAGAATAGAGTGACGATGCTATTTTCCGCTACCTTACCTGAGGCGGTTAAAGACCTATCTCTTCGCTATATGAAGACAGCTATTGATATTGAAATAAAAGCAACGGGACTCACAACGGATAAAATTGATCATTCGCTTCTGAAAGTAGAGGAAAAGGACAAATTCTCTATTCTTCAAGATATAACGATTGTGGAAAATCCTGATAGCTGTATCATTTTTTGCCGAACAAAGGATAGAGTAGATACATTATGTGATCAGTTATTAGATTTAGGGTACAGCTGTGATCAAATTCACGGTGGTATGGTCCAGGAAGACAGACTTGAAGTAATGAATGATTTCAAAAGGGGAGAGTTCCGCTATTTAATCGCAACAGACGTAGCGGCAAGAGGTATTGATATTGATAGTATCACCCATGTTATTAATTATGATCTTCCTTTAGAAAAGGAAAGCTATGTGCATCGTACCGGGAGAACAGGTCGGGCTGGTAAAAAAGGGAAAGCTATCACATTTGTTACCCCATTTGAAGACAAGTTTTTAAAAGAGATTGAAGAATATATCGGTTTTGAAATTCCAGCTATAACAGCTCCTTCCAAAGAAGAGGTTTCTGCAAATAAAGCGGAATTTGAGGAAAAGAAGAACGTAGAGCCAACGATTAAAAAGGCAAAAAATGAAAAATTAAACAAGCATATTATGAAGCTATACTTTAATGGCGGTAAGAAAAAGAAGCTTCGAGCTGTAGATTTTGTTGGAACAATTGCTAAAATAGACGGAGTGACAGCAGAAGATATAGGGATCATTACAATAATGGATACTCATTCATATGTTGAAATTTTAAATAATAAAGGGCCTTTGGTACTGAATAAAATGAAAAAAACAACCATAAAAGGTAAGCAGTTGAAGGTATATGAGGCAAATAAGAACTGA
- a CDS encoding vWA domain-containing protein, whose translation MKVFKRSAILICTLSLFVIVACAKDETNKDNPKPVKNATTEEEVEEKIPAAARTVEEIIEQKAGVLIEAHMDQQLETLGGWDSQQYRDFLEQTFNPIVEKELQAYFTEHTNLSSDEIYDYLVYLLGSGNYKKYYEQLNTYEHGFVMPELPNGEDEVTTKQKKMNVLVLMDASGSMNGVKEGKTKMELAKAAISRFMEQIPSDANVSLIAYGHVGSSADSDKEKSCSSVESVYPLSAFKAENFTNSLNSFQASGWTPLAGAIKKAEEILQDYPSDDYSNLVYMVSDGVETCDGDPVAAAKQLQSQNVKAKVNIIGFDVDNEGQQQLKQVADSGGGEYVTVDDPADLEVQITKKWQPTIGQIVWTQGVTLQQMTDAMERMNQIYNPLYTVSDAELNRIKNAVYYLDNEKLITDDVEKQVLDIAEEQHDLRNKHFEEIKEAKVSEREQVAEEINAQVEEWRQQWQKE comes from the coding sequence ATGAAAGTTTTTAAAAGGTCTGCAATACTAATATGCACTCTGTCCTTATTCGTAATTGTAGCTTGTGCAAAGGATGAAACGAATAAGGACAATCCAAAGCCTGTTAAAAACGCGACAACAGAGGAAGAGGTGGAGGAAAAGATTCCAGCTGCTGCGAGGACAGTGGAAGAAATAATTGAACAAAAAGCTGGTGTGTTGATTGAGGCACATATGGACCAGCAGTTGGAAACATTAGGAGGATGGGACAGTCAACAATACCGGGACTTTCTAGAGCAAACGTTCAATCCCATTGTAGAGAAGGAGCTCCAGGCATATTTTACAGAGCATACAAACTTAAGCAGTGATGAGATTTATGATTATCTTGTTTATTTGCTTGGGTCAGGAAATTACAAAAAGTACTATGAGCAATTAAATACATATGAGCATGGGTTTGTGATGCCAGAATTGCCAAATGGCGAGGATGAGGTAACTACAAAACAAAAGAAAATGAATGTGTTGGTGTTAATGGATGCAAGTGGAAGTATGAATGGAGTAAAGGAAGGGAAAACAAAAATGGAGCTTGCGAAAGCAGCAATAAGCAGGTTTATGGAACAAATTCCTAGTGATGCTAATGTTTCGCTAATCGCTTATGGTCATGTTGGTTCATCGGCTGATTCGGATAAGGAAAAATCCTGTTCATCCGTGGAATCTGTCTATCCGCTATCAGCCTTTAAAGCTGAAAACTTTACAAATTCATTAAATTCCTTCCAAGCAAGTGGCTGGACTCCTTTAGCTGGGGCAATAAAAAAGGCGGAAGAAATTCTACAGGATTATCCTTCAGATGACTATTCAAATCTGGTTTATATGGTGAGTGATGGAGTGGAAACCTGTGATGGAGACCCTGTCGCTGCAGCTAAGCAGCTCCAAAGTCAAAATGTTAAAGCGAAGGTGAATATTATTGGATTTGATGTAGATAATGAAGGACAGCAACAGCTAAAACAAGTAGCCGATTCTGGTGGAGGAGAGTATGTCACAGTAGATGATCCTGCTGACCTCGAGGTTCAAATTACGAAAAAGTGGCAGCCTACCATAGGTCAGATTGTTTGGACACAAGGGGTAACATTACAGCAAATGACTGATGCAATGGAGCGAATGAATCAGATTTATAATCCTTTATATACTGTCTCTGATGCAGAATTAAATAGAATCAAAAATGCTGTCTACTATCTAGATAATGAAAAGTTGATTACCGATGATGTGGAGAAGCAAGTCCTGGATATAGCGGAAGAGCAACATGATTTACGTAATAAACACTTTGAAGAAATAAAGGAAGCAAAGGTGTCGGAAAGAGAGCAAGTAGCAGAAGAAATTAATGCACAGGTCGAGGAATGGCGGCAGCAATGGCAAAAAGAGTAA
- a CDS encoding amino acid ABC transporter ATP-binding protein, producing MEQIINIQHLNKSYGTHEVLRDINFSVNKGEVVSIIGSSGSGKSTLLRCINLLEKASGGQIFYHAENILDNNLNVADYRKHLGMVFQQFNLFNNHNVLKNCVVGQVKVLKRSKEEAEKMAMHYLKVVGMDKYINAKPKQLSGGQKQRVAIARALSMSPDVMLFDEPTSALDPEMVGEVLKVMKDLANSGQTMIIVTHEMEFAKEVSDRVIFMDKGVIAEEGTPDQIFHNPTQIRTREFLKRTLVTQPS from the coding sequence ATGGAACAGATCATTAATATTCAGCATCTGAACAAATCCTATGGAACGCATGAAGTACTTAGAGACATTAATTTCTCAGTAAATAAAGGAGAAGTTGTTTCCATCATTGGTTCCTCTGGATCTGGTAAATCTACGCTTCTTCGTTGTATAAATTTATTAGAAAAGGCAAGCGGTGGACAAATATTTTACCATGCTGAAAATATATTGGATAACAATCTTAATGTTGCAGATTATCGAAAGCATCTAGGGATGGTATTTCAACAATTTAACTTGTTTAATAATCACAATGTCCTTAAAAATTGTGTAGTGGGACAGGTAAAGGTGTTAAAACGATCCAAAGAAGAGGCAGAAAAGATGGCCATGCATTACTTAAAAGTTGTTGGGATGGATAAGTATATTAATGCAAAGCCAAAGCAGCTATCTGGTGGTCAAAAGCAGCGTGTTGCAATTGCGAGAGCCCTATCGATGAGTCCAGATGTCATGTTGTTTGATGAGCCTACTTCCGCTCTTGATCCAGAAATGGTGGGAGAAGTACTAAAAGTCATGAAAGACCTAGCGAATTCCGGTCAAACGATGATTATCGTAACACATGAAATGGAATTTGCGAAGGAAGTATCTGATCGGGTTATCTTTATGGACAAAGGAGTTATTGCGGAAGAAGGAACTCCAGACCAAATTTTCCATAACCCGACACAAATTCGTACGAGGGAATTTTTAAAGCGTACGTTAGTAACACAACCATCCTAA
- a CDS encoding amino acid ABC transporter permease, translating to MSLEWIIKIISENWPMFLRGAGVTLLIALIGTIIGAAIGLVAGVIRTIPTPERAVKKVILKVINIILSIYIEFFRGTPMIVQAMVIFYGSALAFGINMDVLTAAIIVVSINTGAYMAEIVRGGIVSVDKGQFEAAHAIGMNHIQTMWNVVLPQVIRNILPATGNQFVINIKDTSVLNVISVTELYFVTKSISGNNFRYFESFFVACMIYFVMTFIVTRILLYMEKKLDGSDNYTIIGNDTQLELDKK from the coding sequence ATGAGTCTTGAGTGGATCATTAAAATAATTTCAGAGAACTGGCCTATGTTTCTTCGTGGTGCTGGCGTAACGCTTTTAATTGCGCTAATCGGAACCATTATTGGAGCAGCAATTGGATTGGTTGCCGGTGTTATTCGCACCATCCCGACACCGGAACGAGCAGTAAAAAAAGTCATTTTAAAAGTAATCAATATAATTCTGTCTATCTATATTGAATTTTTCCGTGGAACACCGATGATTGTCCAAGCGATGGTTATCTTTTATGGTTCCGCACTAGCATTTGGTATAAATATGGATGTTCTCACTGCGGCCATTATTGTAGTATCCATTAATACAGGAGCATATATGGCAGAAATTGTTCGCGGTGGGATTGTTTCCGTTGATAAGGGACAGTTTGAAGCGGCTCATGCAATTGGAATGAATCATATACAAACGATGTGGAATGTTGTGTTACCACAGGTTATTCGAAATATCTTGCCAGCAACGGGAAATCAATTCGTCATTAATATTAAAGATACATCTGTATTAAATGTAATTTCCGTTACGGAATTATATTTTGTAACAAAATCAATTTCAGGAAATAACTTTAGATATTTTGAATCGTTTTTTGTAGCTTGTATGATTTATTTCGTGATGACTTTTATTGTAACGAGAATATTGCTGTATATGGAGAAAAAATTAGATGGATCAGATAATTATACGATCATCGGAAATGATACACAGCTAGAATTAGATAAAAAATAA
- a CDS encoding transporter substrate-binding domain-containing protein, with translation MRNKFTLFIVLLVSAMLLLAGCGSSSDSASGSKEDNTFEVGMEAGYAPFNWTQNDDSNGAVKIKGSSEYAGGYDVEIAKKVAEGLGKELVIVKTEWDGLVPGLVSGKIDAIIAGMSPTEKRKETIDFSDNYYTSNLVMVVKRGSKFENATSIQDFKGAKITAQLNTFHYSVIDQINGVEKKTAMDNFPAMRVALESGVIDGYVSERPEGVSASTANDKFVMIEFNDGFKTSEEETTTAVGLQKGSDLTEKINKVLADIPEEERTSMMDNAINNQPAAE, from the coding sequence ATGAGAAACAAGTTCACATTATTTATAGTTTTACTAGTATCAGCAATGCTTTTATTAGCTGGATGTGGGTCAAGCAGCGATTCAGCTTCTGGTTCGAAAGAGGATAATACATTTGAAGTAGGGATGGAGGCAGGATATGCCCCGTTTAACTGGACGCAAAATGATGATTCCAATGGTGCTGTGAAAATTAAAGGCTCTTCAGAATATGCTGGGGGCTATGATGTAGAGATTGCTAAAAAAGTAGCAGAAGGTTTAGGAAAAGAATTAGTCATAGTAAAAACGGAGTGGGATGGTTTAGTACCAGGATTAGTTTCAGGAAAAATTGATGCTATCATCGCTGGGATGTCACCAACGGAAAAAAGAAAAGAAACAATAGATTTTTCAGATAATTACTATACATCAAATTTAGTAATGGTAGTAAAAAGAGGTAGTAAGTTTGAAAATGCTACATCTATCCAGGATTTTAAAGGGGCAAAAATTACAGCTCAGTTGAATACATTCCATTATTCTGTTATTGATCAAATTAATGGTGTAGAAAAAAAGACGGCAATGGATAACTTCCCTGCAATGAGAGTAGCACTAGAATCAGGAGTTATTGATGGATATGTGTCTGAACGTCCTGAAGGGGTTAGTGCTTCAACTGCAAATGATAAGTTTGTAATGATTGAATTTAATGATGGATTTAAAACTTCAGAAGAGGAGACAACTACCGCTGTTGGTCTTCAAAAGGGCAGTGACTTAACAGAGAAGATTAATAAAGTCTTAGCAGATATTCCAGAAGAAGAACGTACTAGCATGATGGATAATGCTATTAATAATCAACCTGCAGCAGAATAA